Within Massilia endophytica, the genomic segment CGCCAGCGGCATCATCACAATGAAGTCCATGATGACGGTGAACTGGGTAAGCGCGAGCAGCCAAAGGATCAGCCGCTCGCGGCCTGGAGATAAGGGTTGTGCGCTCATAGGGCCTCGATCTCCGCGCTGGCGCGGCGCAGGATGGCGGCGATCTGCTCGTGCCGCGACTGGTCGGCGGAAGCGTCGCGGGCGCGGGAGATCACGACCGCCTTCAGTTCGTGCATGACCGAGCGCAGGTCGTCCGATCCGTGGCGCTGCTCGGGAACGCGCGCCATCAGCGCATCCACCATCTGCCGGTTCTCGTCGAGGAAGGCCTGCCCTTCGGGCGTGATGCTGTGCAGCTTCTTGTTGCCTTCATGGCTGATGGAGACATGGCCCATGTCGTAGAGCATGGCCATGAGCGGATAGATGGCGCCAGGGCTCGGCGCGTAGCCGCTGCCCGCGCGCTGTTCGAGCTCCTTGATGATTTCGTAGCCGTGGCGCGGCTTTTCGGCGATCAGCTGCAGCACCACATAGCGCATGGCGCCGGCGTCGAACATGCGGGGACCGCGGCCACGGCCGCCCCCGCCATGATGGTGATGGTGACTGTGGAATGCGTGCTTGCGCAGGAAATGAAACATGATGATCCTCATTAAGATATATCGCAATAAGATATATCGTAAACGTTTTTGCGCGAAGTGCAAGCTTTTTTTAGGACGAGCGAAGGCCGCCCGCTTGCGCAGGCCGCCCTCAGCCGGGATCTCAGTTGTCGAGGTGGGAGATCAGCAGGCGGCGGCTTTC encodes:
- a CDS encoding PadR family transcriptional regulator, which translates into the protein MFHFLRKHAFHSHHHHHGGGGRGRGPRMFDAGAMRYVVLQLIAEKPRHGYEIIKELEQRAGSGYAPSPGAIYPLMAMLYDMGHVSISHEGNKKLHSITPEGQAFLDENRQMVDALMARVPEQRHGSDDLRSVMHELKAVVISRARDASADQSRHEQIAAILRRASAEIEAL